In Hyalangium gracile, the following are encoded in one genomic region:
- a CDS encoding mechanosensitive ion channel family protein, whose product MEALIQQLKTLALTDALPFLLKLGGALVLWFIGRTVIGGFQRVLHLTMQKRKIDATLIRYVESLFSSALTILLLLGLLGMLGIETTSFAALLAAAGIAIGSAWSGLLSNFAAGVFLLVLRPFRVGDEITSGEVTGMVQEIGLFVTAIDTPDNLRIFVGNSRLLGENIVNLSHHPNRRITIKVPLVHGCDVPAVKRALEARVAGVPDVLAQPAVSVEVEEFTVTGPVLAVQAWCKPPSANPVKDGMGQAIQEALALSGYALPMQSQNLILPKTG is encoded by the coding sequence GCGGAGCGCTCGTGCTGTGGTTCATCGGGCGCACGGTCATCGGCGGATTCCAGCGCGTCCTGCACCTCACGATGCAGAAGCGGAAGATCGACGCCACGCTGATCCGCTACGTCGAGTCGCTCTTCTCCAGCGCCCTCACCATCCTGCTGCTGCTGGGCCTGCTGGGGATGCTGGGCATCGAGACGACGTCGTTCGCCGCGCTGCTGGCGGCGGCGGGCATCGCCATCGGCTCGGCGTGGTCGGGGCTGCTCTCCAACTTCGCCGCGGGCGTCTTCCTGCTCGTGCTGCGCCCCTTCCGCGTGGGCGATGAGATCACCTCGGGGGAGGTCACCGGGATGGTGCAGGAGATCGGCCTGTTCGTCACCGCCATCGACACGCCGGACAACCTGCGCATCTTCGTCGGCAACAGCCGGCTGCTCGGCGAGAACATCGTCAACCTCAGCCACCACCCCAACCGGCGCATCACCATCAAGGTGCCGCTGGTCCACGGCTGCGATGTCCCGGCCGTCAAGCGCGCGCTGGAGGCGAGGGTGGCGGGCGTCCCCGACGTCCTGGCCCAGCCCGCCGTCTCCGTCGAGGTGGAGGAGTTCACCGTGACGGGGCCCGTGCTCGCGGTGCAGGCCTGGTGCAAGCCGCCGAGTGCCAACCCGGTGAAGGACGGCATGGGCCAGGCCATCCAGGAGGCCCTGGCGCTCTCCGGGTACGCCCTGCCCATGCAGTCGCAGAACCTGATTCTCCCCAAGACCGGCTGA
- the dut gene encoding dUTP diphosphatase, which produces MATLQVRRVRPDHPDPLPLPRYETAQAAGMDLRADIDGERTLRPLERLAVPTGLAIALPPGYEGQVRPRSGLALKHGITLLNSPGTIDADYRGEVHAVLVNLSQEPFTLRRGDRVAQLVVAPVTVAEIQEVAVLDATPRGEGGFGSTGR; this is translated from the coding sequence ATGGCTACCCTGCAGGTTCGACGCGTGCGCCCCGACCATCCGGATCCCCTGCCGCTGCCTCGGTACGAGACGGCCCAGGCCGCTGGGATGGATCTCCGGGCGGACATCGATGGAGAGCGGACGCTGCGCCCCCTCGAGCGGCTGGCCGTACCCACCGGGCTGGCCATCGCGCTGCCTCCCGGCTACGAGGGGCAGGTGCGGCCCCGCTCCGGGCTGGCGCTCAAGCACGGCATCACCCTGCTGAACTCGCCCGGGACGATCGATGCGGACTACCGGGGCGAGGTCCACGCCGTCCTGGTGAACCTCTCCCAGGAGCCCTTCACCCTGCGTAGAGGTGACCGGGTGGCCCAGCTGGTCGTGGCGCCTGTCACCGTGGCGGAGATCCAGGAGGTCGCCGTCCTGGACGCCACCCCTCGGGGGGAAGGTGGGTTCGGCTCCACCGGACGATGA